The following proteins are co-located in the Psilocybe cubensis strain MGC-MH-2018 chromosome 5, whole genome shotgun sequence genome:
- a CDS encoding Adenosine deaminase-like protein — protein MSSIGGAAAVALGTLTPEQILFLQSVPKAELHAHLNGSIPIPTLQELASEYLEARASSNKSSDAEISDELVTQGIEKLMQGPVLDEIHDFFRLFPAIYTLTSTPEALGRATRAVLSFFLDGTLPQCNYLELRSTPRATKWMDREKYLLTVLDEMERYDVDKVGLIVSLDRRMGGDVVAECLKIACKLRQEGKRVVGIDLCGDPTAGDMEMFSPYFTEAKRFGLGLTLHIAETLQNTEEETLKLLSYDPDRLGHATFLNEEAISVVLEKKMCIEICLSSNLLCKTVTTLESHHILQYLKAGHPISICTDDILPFRTSLLAEYALLLAQPPYGLGLSQEQILRIGEMSLQARFQPPHNAIVKKKVAP, from the exons ATGTCTTCCATTGGTGGAGCAGCAGCTGTTGCGTTAGGCACTCTAACCCCTGAACAGATCCTTTTTCTACAGTCGGTTCCCAAGGCTGAATTACACGCCCACTTGAACGGCTCTATACCAATACCCACACTACAAGAACTCGCCTCAGAATATCTGGAAGCTAGAGCATCCTCGAACAAGTCAAGCGATGCCGAAATCTCAGACGAGTTGGTCACACAAGGCATCGAAAAGTTGATGCAAGGCCCCGTTCTCGACGAGATCCATGATTTCTTCCGTTTATTCCCTGCAATTTACACGCTCACTTCTACTCCCGAGGCTCTAGGTCGGGCCACGCGCGCTGTCCTGAGTTTCTTTCTGGATGGCACACTCCCACAGTGCAACTACCTCGAGCTTCGATCAACACCCCGCGCGACGAAATGGATGGACAGAGAGAAATACCTTCTAACTGTGCTGGATGAGATGGAACGATATGATGTGGATAAAGTCGGATTGATTGTAAGCTTGGACAGGAGGATGGGTGGGGATGTTGTCGCGGAGTGCCTGAAAATTGCTTGCAAGCTGCGTCAGGAGGGGAAACGTGTTGTAGGCATTGACCTGTGTGGTGATCCTACTGCCGGAGACATGGAAATGTTCTCCCCATACTTTACAGAAGCCAAAAGATTTGGGTTAGGATTGACCTTGCACATTGCTGAG ACCCTACAAAACACTGAGGAGGAAACACTAAAGCTGCTTTCGTATGATCCTGATCGTCTGGGCCACGCGACCTTTCTGAACGAAGAAGCGATTTCGGTTGTTTTGGAAAAAAAGATGTGCATCGAAATCTGCCTTAGTTCGAATCTTCT GTGCAAGACTGTAACAACTCTGGAATCCCACCACATTCTCCAATACCTTAAGGCAGGTCATCCGATTTCAATATGC ACTGATGATATCCTACCATTTCGGACTTCCCTCCTCGCTGAATATGCACTCCTCTTAGCCCAACCTCCGTACGGATTGGGATTATCACAGGAACAGATTCTGAGAATCGGCGAGATGAGTTTGCAGGCCCGGTTTCAGCCACCTCACAATGCTATTGTAAAGAAAAAAGTAGCACCTTAG
- a CDS encoding 5-aminovalerate aminotransferase DavT, with translation MLRSRLATNPRLNRYASSKFRLAPTAVLQSHLRSLTTNSSPPEDLHDFGVKHVTKGLSRITEGIMMKGEGSWVTYDDGRKYLDFTCGIGVTNLGHAHPKVSKAAADQCMELVHSQCSISLHEPYLRLIERLLPIMPDPSLDSFFFWNSGSEAVEAAIKMARWFTKRQNIICMQGAYHGRTFGAMAVTKSKTIYSAGTHPLMPGVFSIPYPYWHQSNMPVNTPTAVLSDNALYQLDLLLAQQTAPADTAAIIVEPVLGEGGYVPAPPEFLQGLRKVCNKHGIMLIVDEVQSGFGRTGNWFAVTESGVKPDILVIAKGLGNGFPISGVVSRRELTDKLKAGSMGGTYAGNAVSCAAAVAVNKVMVEENILENVQLRSNELFSALNALKYDPALNPHILDVRGRGLMVGVEFGSSSVSSHSHAHEPFTTHSAASLPPDSPPHSQHSAHPSGAKHPQNMASRVAKKCIEKGMLILTTSVYEVIRFIPPLNVTKDDMKTGCQIFAESVREVVREG, from the exons ATGCTCAGATCAAGGCTCGCCACCAACCCGCGTCTCAACAGATATGCGTCTTCGAAATTTAGGCTGGCACCTACAGCGGTGCTTCAGTCTCATCTCAGAAGCTTGACAACCAATTCTTCTCCCCCCGAAGATTTGCATGACTTTGGTGTCAAACACGTCACTAAAGGCCTTAGTAGGATTACAGAGGGGATCATGATGAAGGGCGAGGGGTCGTGGGTCACGTACGACGATGGAAGGAAGTATCTTGACTTTACCTGTGGAATTGGCGTGACGAATCTCG GACATGCCCATCCAAAGGTCAGCAAGGCAGCGGCAGATCAGTGCATGGAGCTCGTTCACTCCCAA TGCAGCATTTCGTTGCACGAGCCATATCTCCGTCTCATCGAACGCCTTCTTCCCATCATGCCAGACCCCTCTCTTGACTCGTTCTTCTTCTGGAATTCTGGATCGGAGGCCGTTGAGGCGGCCATCAAAATGGCGAGGTGGTTTACGAAGAGACAAAACATTATTTGCATGCAAG GTGCTTATCACGGACGCACATTCGGTGCAATGGCCGTGACGAAGAGCAAGACAATCTATTCTGCTGGCACACACCCACTCATG CCTGGCGTGTTTTCGATTCCATATCCGTACTGGCATCAATCCAATATGCCAGTGAATACTCCAACTGCAGTCCTGTCCGACAACGCGCTCTACCAATTGGATCTTCTCCTGGCCCAGCAAACCGCGCCAGCAGACACAGCAGCAATCATTGTTGAACCTGTTttgggagaaggaggatatGTTCCGGCACCGCCAGAGTTCCTCCAGGGGCTTCGTAAGGTGTGCAACAAGCATGGTATCATGCTTATTGTGGATGAAGTTCAGAGTGGTTTTGGGCGAACTGGAAATTGGTTTGCTGTAACAGAAAGTGGTGTGAAGCCAGATATTTTAGTGATCGCAAAG GGACTAGGAAACGGATTCCCAATCAGTGGTGTTGTCAGTCGACGTGAATTGACGGATAAGCTCAAGGCCGGATCCATG GGAGGAACATATGCAGGCAACGCGGTTTCATGTGCAGCCGCCGTAGCcgtcaacaaagtcatgGTCGAAGAAAACATCCTAGAGAATGTGCAACTCCG CTCGAATGAACTTTTCTCCGCATTGAACGCGTTAAAATACGACCCTGCATTGAACCCGCACATTCTAGACGTACGGGGACGAGGCCTGATGGTCGGCGTTGAATTCGGATCGTCTTCTGTTTCCTCCCACTCTCATGCTCATGAGCCTTTCACCACGCATTCCGCTGCTTCCCTTCCCCCGGATAGTCCACCACACTCTCAGCACAGTGCACACCCTAGTGGAGCGAAACATCCCCAAAACATGGCTTCGCGTGTGGCGAAAAAGTGTATCGAAAAGGGCATGCTGATCTTGACGACCAGTGTTTATGAGGTGATCAGGTTCATCCCCCCTTTGAATGTGACCAAAGACGACATGAAAACCGGATGTCAGATCTTTGCGGAGAGTGTTCGCGAGGTTGTTAGAGAGGGTTAA
- a CDS encoding DNA oxidative demethylase ALKBH2, translated as MSQARKRTKVDNESVSQFQQVSNLEEHRIKDMPLSEIYYVPDFISKEDSDEWYKALLALDTWYRPTLKIFGREVVQSRKIAAYSTDPNLTLKYSGQIVNMKYEYPKVLREIQDKVEERLGVKFNHVMLNLYEDGKVYIGNHRDNLENKVIASVSVGAPRTFIMTRDKKVTSKHPEGSSSSKITSEEAGQARVNNKRPFFDISESSLQVTEPVDRKSWILDSGSLVVMQGDTQRYWKHEIPKWIFQKAINIAKQPSRLTPLKHPPTEASANNQQKAVHSRTHKFKTPTGLSDPLVRWFEQRRPPPKTSRSRTHSTTATIPSNNSPLLMSARAVPSPRRRQPYSPRCPSPLGLPPLGYPPAQPQPPLAPHMAFQSPSYPLTPERHIQPKGVSESRVPYPPEARRPLAGTQSQSRPRSQPVPPPLNLSSEHHPPTQAPPQPKYPGTAQPVAKQEMTMVVSPPSPTPSDTSSLSLYSAESITKAFPVEVAQQQQVQKMQQEEDEKPPSLFCGCFNFKAWFGGSKKAREKKILGPPIPPVPQPAPQTVQVRRRPSPLNL; from the exons ATGTCGCAAGCGCGCAAACGTACAAAGGTCGACAATGAATCTGTTTCCCAATTCCAACAGGTTTCAAATCTGGAGGAACACAGGATAAAAGATATGCCCCTCTCTGAAATTTACTATGTGCCCGACTTCATATCAAAGGAAGACTCTGACGAGTGGTACAAGGCATTGCTGGCTCTAGACACCT GGTACCGGCCGACACTGAAGATCTTCGGGCGCGAAGTGGTGCAGTCCAGAAAAATTGCAG CATACTCAACAGACCCAAATCTCACTCTCAAGTATAGTGGCCAAATCGTGAACATGAAGTACGAATATCCAAAAGTCCTCCGCGAAATCCAAGACAAAGTGGAAGAGCGCCTCGGCGTCAAATTCAACCATGTCATGTTAAATCTCTACGAAGACGGTAAGGTATACATTGGAAATCACCGTGACAACCTGGAGAACAA AGTCATAGCAAGCGTCTCGGTCGGAGCTCCGCGGACGTTCATAATGACCCGCGACAAGAAGGTGACATCGAAGCACCCAGAGggttcttcttcgtcgaAGATCACATCTGAAGAAGCAGGCCAAGCCAGGGTCAATAATAAGCGCCCATTCTTCGACATCTCTGAATCCTCTCTACAAGTCACTGAGCCAGTTGACCGAAAGAGCTGGATACTCGATTCTGGATCACTAGTTGTAATGCAGGGAGATACGCAAAGATACTGGAAACACGAAATTCCCAAGTGG ATTTTCCAAAAAGCCATCAATATCGCTAAGCAACCAAGTCGGCTAACCCCTTTAAAACATCCGCCGACGGAGGCATCAGCCAATAATCAGCAAAAAGCTGTGCACAGCAGAACACATAAATTCAAAACACCTACGGGACTATCTGATCCCCTTGTTCGCTGGTTCGAACAACGTCGACCACCCCCAAAGACCTCCCGCTCACGAACACACTCCACGACCGCCACGATTCCGTCCAACAACTCACCCCTGTTAATGTCCGCGCGCGCCGTTCCATCGCCCAGGCGCCGGCAGCCTTACTCACCACGATGTCCTTCACCGCTCGGGCTCCCTCCTCTAGGGTACCCGCCCGCGCAACCGCAACCGCCGCTCGCGCCGCACATGGCATTCCAGAGCCCTTCCTACCCGCTCACACCAGAGAGGCACATCCAACCCAAGGGCGTGTCCGAGTCGCGAGTTCCCTATCCCCCTGAGGCGCGTCGCCCGCTGGCGGGCACGCAGAGCCAAAGTCGCCCACGATCCCAACCCGTTCCCCCGCCCTTAAATTTGAGCTCGGAGCATCATCCGCCTACACAGGCTCCGCCACAACCAAAGTACCCTGGCACAGCGCAGCCTGTGGCGAAGCAGGAGATGACGATGGTCGTATCCCCTCCTAGTCCAACACCCAGCGATACGTCCAGTTTATCCCTGTACAGCGCGGAAAGCATCACGAAAGCATTTCCTGTTGAAGTcgcccagcagcagcaagtgCAGAAGATGCAgcaggaagaagatgagaaACCCCCGAGCTTGTTTTGTGGTTGCTTCA ATTTCAAAGCATGGTTCGGAGGCTCTAAGAaagcaagagagaagaaaattCTCGGACCGCCAATTCCTCCGGTCCCCCAACCTGCACCTCAGACTGTTCAAGTCAGACGACGACCGTCACCACTCAATTTGTGA
- a CDS encoding Ribonuclease P protein subunit p29 has product MGMYSTRVQGRQILLENPARESRAKKALEEKRIRRNRQRERKKLGIIGKREAKEKGVWKFEEAQAKFNLFLPLHRLWMGYMSELLVLPPKPSQPPSFDAASKSMPQSSGMHPKLLKADYHGSIMTVCQSKNPCLIGLSGIVIHETENAFKVVTKTNKLKVLPKQGTVFSFAVPLYSILPPTHTVNTPLPLPPPASTENVTALETVLDQPHIQFELYGNQFRFRAADRAGRKFKHKETIEL; this is encoded by the exons ATGGGAATGTACAGTACTCGTGTACAAGGTCGCCAAATTTTGCTAGAGAATCCCGCACGCGAGAGTCGTGCGAAGAAAGCATTGGAAGAAAAGCGTATTAGGAGAAACAGACAACGCGAAAGGAAAAAGCTTGGAATTATCGGGAAGCGAGAAGCAAAGGAGAAGGGCGTTTGGAAGTTTGAGGAGGCGCAAGCAAA ATTCAATctatttcttcctcttcatcgactTTGGATGGGGTACATGTCTGAGCTTCTTGTCCTACCTCCAAAACCTTCTCAACCTCCGAGCTTCGATGCGGCGTCGAAATCTATGCCCCAATCATCTGGCATGCACCCGAAACTCCTCAAAGCAGATTATCACGGATCTATCATGACTG TATGTCAGAGCAAAAACCCATGTTTAATAGGCCTTTCTGGTATCGTTATTCATGAGACAGAGAATGCGTTCAAAGTTGTGACGAAGACCAACAAACTGAAAG TCCTTCCAAAGCAAGGAACTGTTTTCTCGTTTGCCGTCCCTCTGTATTCCATCCTTCCACCCACGCACACAGTCAACACGCCTTTACCGCTACCTCCACCTGCATCGACAGAAAATGTCACTGCGCTGGAGACCGTTTTGGATCAGCCTCACATACAGTTCGAGCTTTACGGTAATCAATTCAGATTCAGGGCAGCTGATCGCGCTGGGCGGAAGTTCAAACATAAGGAAACCATCGAATTGTAG
- a CDS encoding ABC-transporter-regulating transcription factor, with amino-acid sequence MSTETTQGYLPDSSNILQGQQFRRRRLRGACDACRTKKTKCDSALKPGKVCTNCIMSSTICTHDMPRRQKEKQLKEMTAAYVEILETRIKKLETYIQKMHPGEDIDRIIEAGRNDKCPELRMPSNTSQVAVPRTTRFLYSTNLRFVEPGIDDASTTDDDSVESDTEDLALAALTENMKKFTTSTAAAIDERFYGQGSMFMFAKQVTDVRNEVTGEMHGIHPGHTNQFRRRIYWDLEPWESAYISTPEPPYTYPEVDLLNNLVSLYFDRCNILLPVLHRPTFVKSLSIGQHLWDPLFGMTVLLVCALGAKYSQDLRVMMFNDSSGTGISAGWHYFSQVQVYRKRMLHKSTTYDLQYYALAALYLSSTSLPQASWTLLAIGLRHAFEKGVHRRRGPQQKPSVEYELQKRAFWALVCLDSAESSFVGRACSIPLEAYDLDYPIECDDEYWDTGDRETCFRQPEGKPCSISAFVALIKLCEILGFVLRTLYSNKKTRILSGFLGSRWEGRMVAELDSTMNKWKESLPSHLHWDSGERNEVFFHQSVILHATYSYVQIQIHRPYLLAKGSPLTAPSFAICSNAARTCSGILEAAVIRDVGVLPITIIAAYTSGMVITLGIWMTQSAGTTDGFRAEKDNLEKCVQYLRKCEKRWHSGGRLGDILSEASAEMHQNRPSINHLQTSSQISPSDIRKDAACSSGSAAIDSLQLQTHFVPGTQSTFSPDDWGFQNLLLTEMGLSMELPSDRQHSIMSASWAEQAGRETYIPEHTISGIGVNDITQFTSQIGDLIGSGYDILSTPVPPVFEEWDNYYRGYQP; translated from the exons ATGTCCACCGAAACCACTCAAGGATATTTACCAGATTCGAGCAACATTCTTCAAGGTCAACAATTTAGAAGAAGACGGCTGCGCGGAGCCTGTGATGCATGCCGAACCAAGAAGA CAAAAT GCGATAGTGCATTGAAACCTGGGAAGGTCTGCACCAATTGCATAATGTCCAGCACAATATGTACACATGACATGCCTCGTCGCCAAAAG GAGAAGCAGCTAAAGGAAATGACTGCTGC TTATGTCGAGATACTGGAGACGAGAATAAAGAAGCTAGAAACTTACATTCAAAAG ATGCACCCTGGGGAGGATATCGATCGAATTATTGAAGCTGGCAGGAATGACAAATGTCCCGAGTTACGAATGCCTTCAAATACTTCCCAGGTGGCCGTTCCAAGGACCACTAGATTTCTGTATTCTACAAACCTCCGCTTTGTTGAACCGGGAATAGATGATGCTTCGACAACCGATGACGACTCTGTGGAATCAGACACCGAGGACCTTGCCCTTGCCGCTCTAACAGAGAACATGAAGAAGTTCACGACATCGACGGCCGCTGCGATTGACGAACGTTTCTATGGCCAAGGAAG CATGTTTATGTTTGCTAAGCAGGTCACAGATGTAAGAAATGAGGTCACCGGGGAAATGCACGGAATACATCCCGGCCATACCAACCAATTTCGGCGACGTATTTACTGGGATCTAGAGCCA TGGGAAAGTGCATACATATCCACACCCGAGCCTCCTTACACATATCCTGAAGTCGACCTACTCAACAATCTCGTATCCTTATATTTCGACAGATGTAATATCCTTTTACCAGTGCTTCACCGTCCAACCTTTGTGAAATCCTTGTCGATTGGGCAACACCTATGGGACCCATTATTCGGGATGACAGTCCTATTGGTCTGTGCCCTTGGAGCAAAGTACTCACAAGACTTGCGTGTCATGATGTTCAACGACTCTTCTGGAACTGGCATCTCCGCTGGATGGCATTATTTCAGCCAGGTACAGGTATATCGAAAGAGGATGCTCCATAAATCAACAACATATGATCTACAATACTACGCG CTTGCGGCTCTTTACCTCTCTTCCACTTCCCTACCTCAGGCTTCTTGGACTCTTCTTGCTATCGGTCTAAGGCACGCATTTGAAAAAGGAGTTCACCGTCGTAGAGGACCACAACAGAAGCCTTCTGTTGAATATGAATTACAAAAACGGGCATTTTG GGCACTAGTATGCTTAGACAGTGCTGAAAGCTCTTTCGTTGGGCGTGCATGCTCCATTCCTCTCGAGGC ATACGATTTAGACTATCCTATTGAGTGCGACGATGAGTATTGGGATACCGGAGATCGAGAAACATGTTTCCGTCAGCCCGAAGGAAAGCCGTGTTCAATATCAGCTTTTGTTGCCCTTATCAAGCTTTGTGAAATTCTTGGGTTTGTACTACGAACACTgtattcaaacaaaaaaactcGAATTTTGTCGGGATTCCTGGGTTCAAGGTGGGAAGGAAGGATGGTTGCTGAATTAGATTCGACCATGAACAAATGGAAAGAATCGCTTCCAAGCCATT TGCACTGGGACTCTGGCGAACGCAATGAAGTTTTCTTCCACCAGTCTGTCATCCTTCATGCCACGTACAGTTatgttcaaattcaaatccaCCGACCATATTTATTGGCAAAGGGGAGTCCTTTGACGGCTCCTTCTTTTGCCATTTGTAGCAATGCTGCCCGAACTTGCTCTGGAATTCTGGAAGCAGCCGTAATCAGGGATGTTGGAGTGTTGCCCATTACCATA ATAGCTGCATATACATCAGGCATGGTAATAACCCTTGGTATATGGATGACTCAATCAGCAGGAACTACAGACGGTTTCAGAGCCGAAAAGGATAATCTTGAGAAATGCGTGCAGTATCTCAGAAAATGTGAAAAAAG GTGGCATAGTGGTGGGAGATTAGG TGACATCTTGTCTGAAGCTAGTGCCGAAATGCACCAAAATAGGCCTTCCATAAATCACCTTCAGACGTCATCACAAATATCACCAAGTGACATAAGAAAAGATGCAGCTTGTTCATCAGGATCTGCTGCTATTGACAGTCTACAGCTACAAACACATTTTGTGCCAGGGACACAGTCGACCTTTTCTCCAGATGATTGGGGATTCCAAAATCTGTTGCTCACGGAAATGGGATTATCTATGGAGCTACCAAGCGATAGACAGCATAGTATCATGAGCGCCTCTTGGGCAGAGCAGGCAGGGCGTGAAACGTATATTCCTGAGCATACCATCTCGGGGATAGGAGTGAATGATATAACCCAATTTACCTCACAGATCGGTGATCTCATTGGATCTGGGTACGATATTCTCAGCACACCCGTCCCGCCGGT ATTTGAAGAGTGGGACAACTATTATCGAGGATATCAGCCGTAA